A region of the bacterium genome:
TTTTTGGTTTAGATATTTAGAGACTAGCCAGTTTGCGCTATTGACAGGTTTTCAAAATAGCGACAATTTGGGTAATGCTTCCAGGCTCAGCAATTATTTCCCGAGCTTGTCGAGGGAGTACAATAAGAAGTTATTTCTGATGCTTTGGACAAAAATGAGTGCTCCTTCCTCCGACAACTATTCTCTGAATTATTCCACCGCATTTCGCACAACTTTCTCCCGTTCTCTGATATACTTTTCTAATTTTATAGTACTGTCCTTCAGTGTTGTCCGGCTTCCTATAATCTCGCGAACTTGTACCTCCTTTTTTTATAGCGAGCCTCAAAATTCTTTTGATAGATTTAAAAAGTTTTAAAATTTCAAAATGTTTAAGAGTGTTTGTTTTTTGCAGGGGATGGATGCTGGCTTCCCACAAAATTTCATCCGCGTATATATTTCCAATGCCCGCAATATGTTTTTGAT
Encoded here:
- a CDS encoding DNA-formamidopyrimidine glycosylase family protein, coding for WIVLKLSSGEYFLFHLMMTGKLLLNPKNESKHDRLILYLSGNTKLVFNDIRKFGKCRITDSLKNLAGQDALQISFPDFKKLITVKNRNIKIFLLDQKHIAGIGNIYADEILWEASIHPLQKTNTLKHFEILKLFKSIKRILRLAIKKGGTSSRDYRKPDNTEGQYYKIRKVYQRTGESCAKCGGIIQRIVVGGRSTHFCPKHQK